DNA from Clarias gariepinus isolate MV-2021 ecotype Netherlands chromosome 11, CGAR_prim_01v2, whole genome shotgun sequence:
TAGGTGTACAGCTCCAAGGATACCACACAAACCCATAATTTAGTGTAACCTGATGTCAACAACTGGGATTTGAAAAATAGTTCACATCTAGTCAACATAAATAGGTTCAAATATTTTAGGTCTTGAATGATAAAATAAACTCCACCTCAGTTCTCTTCACTTTGAGAGCATGATGACCCTGTGCCTGTTTTACTGAATTTATCACCAACATGAGACAGGTTTGTCATTTTCACAAAATGATACTTGctgtaaaacataataatactTTGCCCATGTTTAATGTCTTAACTCATAatcttttctattttatttccagGTTTTGTAGTTAAAATGGAGAGAGACATGTCATTTAATAGTTCGGATGTGTCACGGTTTATAACCACGCTGACCATGGAATCATTGAACATACCACCATTTAGTgctatttctatatttatttttggcatCATCACATACTGTTTAATCTTGTTCTTTCAATCCATAATACTTGTAACTTTTATTGTAAAAAGGGATCTGCACAAACCTATGTATGTACTGCTGTTTAATTTGATTGTCTGTGACTTGATGGGAACTACGGGTTTTTACCCTCAGTTGGTTTGTACCATATTGTCTCACAGTAGAGAAATATCCTACCTTGCCTGTGCAATACAGGGCATGCTAATTCATCTCTACTTATGTGGGTCACTTTTATTTCTCAATGCCATGGCTTATGATAGATATATTGCCATTTGTAAACCTTTGAGATACCACAATCTAATGACACAGGGTACCTTGGTGAAACTTATTTTCATAGCCTGGTTCATAAATTTTTCTATTATCGGGTCTGTATTTGCACTCACTTTAAGCAAAACAATTTGCAGGACAAACATAGTGGACATGTACTGCAATAATCCCTCTTTAATGAAGTTAAGTTGTGAGGATACTAGTGTAAATAACTATTATGGGTTGTTTACTATAGCTCTTATACAAGGCTCTTCCATACTAATAGTATCATtgacatatataaaaattctaataacGTGTCTTTCTACCAAACAGAAAAAATCTATAAGTAAGGCAATGCAAACTTGTGGGACacatttagttgtttttttgtgttttgaggTTAACACATTCTTACTACTGGTTTCTCACAGGTTAGAATCAGTATCTCCACACTTAAGAAGGGCTTTTGGTGTTTCAGTTGTTATCTTTCCACCAATTTTTAACCCTTTAATTTATGGGCTGAAAACTAAAGAAATTCGGCAAACAATATTATCATTTACAGGAAGACTTTTTCTATTTAACagaaaactaaactaaaagaaTATGCATATCCTTTTAATGAAAGTATTATTGCAATTGAGTAAAACATGCAAAGTctgaaactattttaaattatgaactaataacagtagaatatctTCTTCTATCCAATCAATTTATtgtataacatttataaaagatgtatagttttattttatagaaatcaaacaaggcacaaaacaaaaataaacaatgttatttGTCTATTAAATGTCTTAATCTAAATGCTCTGAATTAAAGTCCCACTGGGGGAGGAACTTTATGACACTTATGATCCCATACTCTAATCCACAGCTTTTCctatattctttattatttctttttgttgttgtttttttataatcacatactgtcattatttatttctagCTCCATGctgcttgtaattatatatataaaaaaaaaaaaaaaaaaaaaaaaatatatatatatatatatatatatatatatatatatatataaaaataaataatgcttttcCACAAATACAGGTACAAGTAGTTCTTTATATAACTGAAACAAATTTGTATGCAAAGTTGCAgctttacgtgtgtgtgtgtaagagagatcATTGCTTAGTAGATGTCTTAAAACATCTACTAAGCAATGATGTTCCACAGTACTTCATCCTATCCTTTTTAGGGTCATTAAATGGTCACAGGAAAGACTTTTACAGTTATCTCAGTGCCAGCACAAAGCACAAGCAGATTCAAATCCTCAATCATGCAGGTGTGAGGTGACACTGCTAACCACAAGGCCAGTGtcataaaactatttaattcaattttatttgtatagcgcttttaacaatttacattgtcgtaaagcagctttacacaatcaaaagaattaaatttgaatgaaatgtgaatgggtataaatcaaaatgatatgattgtccctgatgagc
Protein-coding regions in this window:
- the LOC128533249 gene encoding olfactory receptor 52B2-like, translated to MERDMSFNSSDVSRFITTLTMESLNIPPFSAISIFIFGIITYCLILFFQSIILVTFIVKRDLHKPMYVLLFNLIVCDLMGTTGFYPQLVCTILSHSREISYLACAIQGMLIHLYLCGSLLFLNAMAYDRYIAICKPLRYHNLMTQGTLVKLIFIAWFINFSIIGSVFALTLSKTICRTNIVDMYCNNPSLMKLSCEDTSVNNYYGLFTIALIQGSSILIVSLTYIKILITCLSTKQKKSISKAMQTCGTHLVVFLCFEVNTFLLLVSHRLESVSPHLRRAFGVSVVIFPPIFNPLIYGLKTKEIRQTILSFTGRLFLFNRKLN